In one Corynebacterium bovis DSM 20582 = CIP 54.80 genomic region, the following are encoded:
- a CDS encoding Nif3-like dinuclear metal center hexameric protein — translation MNSHSAGPASDHAAADAPAQPAAGTPARTVADVVAALETAYPPQLAESWDAVGLVCGDPDAPVRSVVVALECTDEVAAAAVDAGADMIVVHHPLLLRGVTGVPADHPKGRIVHRLIRAGVALFAAHTNADSARPGVNDRLAEVLGVTPGDPLDPQDPALSDAPVLDRWGFTVPVDAAAAVKEAVFAAGAGAVGTYTECSFEVAGTGQFRPGEGSVPTLGSVGALEHVEELRVEFVAPRSRRRGILAALRAAHPYEEVAYDVVETVTVTPAGSRAHSTGIGRVGPLDTPMTLREFTRRVAERLPATVWGVRAAGDPERMIRTVAVASGAGDGFLATVRRMDVDCLVTSDLRHHPVDEHLRAGGCPVVDTSHWASEYPWCAQAADVVTAATGVPARVLDIRTDPWTVHAGGESGS, via the coding sequence ATGAATTCTCACAGTGCCGGACCCGCGTCCGACCACGCCGCCGCCGACGCCCCCGCGCAGCCCGCCGCCGGTACCCCCGCCCGGACGGTCGCCGACGTCGTCGCGGCCCTGGAGACCGCCTACCCGCCGCAGCTCGCGGAGTCCTGGGACGCCGTCGGCCTCGTCTGCGGGGACCCGGATGCGCCGGTCCGGTCGGTCGTCGTCGCCCTCGAGTGCACCGACGAGGTCGCCGCCGCCGCTGTCGACGCCGGCGCGGACATGATCGTCGTCCACCACCCGCTCCTGCTCCGGGGCGTGACGGGCGTGCCCGCGGACCACCCGAAGGGCAGGATCGTCCACCGCCTCATCCGGGCGGGGGTGGCCCTGTTCGCCGCGCACACGAACGCGGACTCCGCCCGGCCCGGGGTGAACGACCGCCTCGCCGAGGTCCTCGGCGTGACCCCGGGGGACCCCCTGGACCCGCAGGACCCGGCGCTGTCGGATGCCCCCGTGCTCGACCGGTGGGGGTTCACCGTGCCGGTCGACGCCGCGGCCGCCGTGAAGGAGGCGGTCTTCGCGGCGGGGGCGGGGGCCGTCGGGACCTACACCGAGTGCAGCTTCGAGGTCGCGGGCACCGGCCAGTTCCGCCCGGGGGAGGGGTCGGTGCCGACGCTGGGCTCCGTCGGCGCGCTGGAGCACGTCGAGGAGCTGCGCGTGGAGTTCGTCGCCCCCCGGTCGCGGCGGCGGGGGATCCTCGCGGCGCTCCGGGCGGCGCACCCCTACGAGGAGGTGGCGTACGACGTCGTCGAGACCGTGACCGTCACCCCCGCCGGGTCCCGCGCGCACAGCACGGGCATCGGCCGCGTCGGGCCGCTCGACACCCCGATGACGCTGCGGGAGTTCACCCGTCGCGTCGCCGAGCGCCTCCCGGCGACGGTGTGGGGTGTGCGCGCCGCCGGGGACCCGGAGCGGATGATCCGCACCGTTGCGGTGGCCTCCGGGGCGGGCGACGGCTTCCTGGCCACCGTGCGCCGGATGGACGTGGACTGCCTCGTCACGTCCGACCTGCGGCACCACCCCGTCGACGAGCACCTGCGCGCCGGGGGCTGCCCGGTCGTCGACACGTCCCACTGGGCCAGCGAGTACCCCTGGTGCGCGCAGGCGGCCGACGTCGTCACCGCCGCGACGGGGGTCCCGGCCCGGGTGCTCGACATCCGGACCGACCCGTGGACCGTCCACGCCGGCGGGGAGTCCGGGAGCTGA